A genomic stretch from Gorilla gorilla gorilla isolate KB3781 chromosome 20, NHGRI_mGorGor1-v2.1_pri, whole genome shotgun sequence includes:
- the ABCA7 gene encoding phospholipid-transporting ATPase ABCA7 isoform X3 — MAFWTQLMLLLWKNFMYRRRQPVQLLVELLWPLFLFFILVAVRHSHPPLEHHECHFPNKPLPSAGTVPWLQGLICNVNNTCFPQLTPGEEPGRLSNFNDSLVSRLLADARTVLGGASAHRTLAGLGKLIATLRAARSTAQPQPTKQSPLEPPMLDVAELLTSLLRTESLGLVLGRAQEPLHSLLEAAEDLAQELLALRSLVELQALLRRPRGTSGPLELLSEALCSARGPSSTVGPSLNWYEASDLMELVGQEPESALPDSSLSPACSELIGALDSHSLSRLLWRRLKPLILGKLLFAPDTPFTRKLMAQVNRTFEELALLRDVREVWEMLGPRIFTFMNDSSNVAMLQRLLQMQDEGRRQPRPGGREHMEALRSFLDPGSGGYSWQDAHADVGRLVGTLGRVTECLSLDKLEAAPSEAALVSRALQLLAEHRFWAGIVFLGPEDSSDPTEHPTPDLGPGHVRIKIRMDIDVVTRTNKIRDRFWDPGPAADPLTDLRYVWGGFVYLQDLVERAAVRVLSGANPRAGLYLQQMPYPCYVDDVFLRVLSRSLPLFLTLAWIYSVTLTVKAVVREKETRLRDTMRAMGLSRAVLWLGWFLSCLGPFLLSAALLVLVLKLGDILPYSHPGVVFLFLAAFAVATVTQSFLLSAFFSRANLAAACGGLAYFCLYLPYVLCVAWRDRLPAGGRVAASLLSPVAFGFGCESLALLEEQGEGAQWHNVGTRPTADVFSLAQVSGLLLLDAALYGLATWYLEAVCPGQYGIPEPWNFPFRRSYWCGPQPPKSPAPCPTPLDPKVLVEEAPPGLSPGVSVRGLEKRFPGSPQPALRGLSLDFYQGHITAFLGHNGAGKTTTLSILSGLFPPSGGSAFILGHDVRSSMAAIRPHLGVCPQYNVLFDMLTVDEHVWFYGRLKGLSAAVVGPEQDRLLQDVGLVSKQSVQTRHLSGGMQRKLSVAIAFVGGSQVVILDEPTAGVDPASRRGIWELLLKYREGRTLILSTHHLDEAELLGDRVAVVAGGRLCCCGSPLFLRRHLGSGYYLTLVKARLPLTTNEKADTDMEGSVDTGQEKKNGSQGSTVGTPQLLALVQHWVPGARLVEELPHELVLVLPYTGAHDGSFATLFRELDTRLAELRLTGYGISDTSLEEIFLKVVEECAADTDMEDGSCGQHLRTGIAGLDVTLRLKMPPEETALENGEPAGLAPETDQGSGPDAVGRVQGWALTRQQLQALLLKRFLLARRSRRGLFAQIVLPALFVGLALVFSLIVPPFGHYPALRLSPTMYGAQVSFFSEDAPGDPGRARLLKALLEEAGLEEPPVQHSSHRFSAPEVPAEVAKVLASGNWTPESPSPACQCSRPSARRLLPDCPAAAGGPPPPQAVTGSGEVVQNLTGRNLSDFLVKTYPRLVRQGLKTKKWVNEVRYGGFSLGGRDPGLPSGQELGRSVEELWALLTPLPGGTLDRVLKNLTAWAHSLDAQDSLKIWFNNKGWHSMVAFVNRASNAILRAHLPPGLARHAHSITTLNHPLNLTKEQLSEAALMASSVDVLVSICVVFAMSFVPASFTLVLIEERVTRAKHLQLMGGLSPTLYWLGNFLWDMCNYLVPACIVVLIFLAFQQRAYVAPANLPALLLLLLLYGTAYVVLTCINLFIGINGSMATFVLELFSDQKLQEVSRILKQVFLIFPHFCLGQGLIDMVRNQAMADAFERLGDRQFQSPLRWEVVGKNLLAMVIQGPLFLLFTLLLQHRSQLLPQYSVPRPRVRSLPLLGEEDEDVARERERVVQGATQGDVLVLRNLTKVYRGQRMPAVDRLCLGIPPGECFGLLGVNGAGKTSTFRMVTGDTLASRGEAVLAGHSVAREPSAAHLSMGYCPQSDAIFELLTGREHLELLARLRGVPEAQVAQTAGSGLARLGLSLYADRPAGTYSGGNKRKLATAVALVGDPAVVFLDEPTTGMDPSARRFLWNSLLAVVREGRSVMLTSHSMEECEALCSRLAIMVNGRFRCLGSPQHLKGRFAAGHTLTLRVPAARSQPAAAFVAAQFPGAELREAHGGRLRFQLPPGGRCALARVFGELAVHGAEHSVEDFSVSQTMLEEVFLYFSKDQGKDEDTEEQKEAGVGVDPAPGLQHPKRISQFLDDRSTAETVL; from the exons ATGGCCTTCTGGACACAGCTGATGCTGCTGCTCTGGAAGAATTTCATGTATCGCCGGAGACAGCCG GTCCAGCTCCTGGTCGAATTGCTGtggcctctcttcctcttcttcatcctGGTGGCTGTTCGCCACTCCCACCCGCCCCTGGAGCACCATGAAT GCCACTTCCCAAACAAGCCACTGCCATCGGCGGGCACCGTGCCCTGGCTCCAGGGTCTCATCTGTAATGTGAACAACACCTGCTTTCCGCAGCTGACACCGGGCGAGGAGCCTGGGCGCCTGAGCAACTTCAACGACTCCCT GGTCTCCCGGCTGCTAGCCGATGCCCGCACTGTGCTGGGAGGGGCCAGTGCCCACAGGACGCTGGCTGGCCTAGGGAAGCTGATCGCCACGCTGAGGGCTGCACGCAGCACGG cccagcctcaACCAACCAAGCAGTCTCCACTGGAACCACCCATGCTGGATGTCGCGGAGCTGCTGACGTCACTGCTGCGCACG GAATCCCTGGGGTTGGTACTGGGCCGAGCCCAGGAGCCCTTGCACAGCTTGTTGGAGGCAGCTGAGGACCTGGCCCAGGAG CTCCTGGCGCTGCGCAGCCTGGTGGAGCTTCAGGCACTGCTGCGGAGACCCCGAGGGACCAGTGGCCCCCTGGAGTTGCTGTCAGAGGCCCTCTGCAGTGCCAGGGGACCTAGCAGCACGGTGGGCCCCTCCCTCAACTGGTACGAGGCtagtgacctgatggagctggtGGGGCAGGAGCCAGAATCGGCCCTGCCAGACAGCAGCCTGA GCCCCGCCTGCTCGGAGCTGATTGGAGCCCTGGACAGCCACTCGCTGTCCCGCCTGCTCTGGAGACGCCTGAAGCCTCTGATCCTCGGGAAGCTACTCTTTGCACCAGATACACCTTTTACCCGGAAGCTCATGGCCCAG GTGAACCGGACCTTCGAGGAGCTCGCCCTGCTGAGGGATGTCCGGGAGGTGTGGGAGATGCTGGGACCCCGGATCTTCACCTTCATGAACGACAGTTCCAATGTGGCCATGCTGCAG CGGCTCCTGCAGATGCAGGATGAAGGAAGAAGGCAGCCCAGACCTGGAGGCCGGGAGCACATGGAGGCCCTGCGATCTTTTCTGGACCCTGGGAGCGGTGGCTACAGCTGGCAGGACGCACACGCTGATGTGGGGCGCCTGGTGGGCACGCTGGGCCGAGTGACGGAG TGCCTGTCCTTGGACAAGCTGGAGGCGGCACCCTCAGAGGCAGCCCTGGTGTCGCGCGCCCTGCAACTGCTCGCGGAACATCGATTCTGGGCCGGCATCGTCTTCTTGGGACCTGAGGACTCTTCAGACCCCACAGAGCACCCAACCCCAGACCTGGGCCCCGGCCACGTGCGCATCAAAATCCGCATGGACATTGACGTGGTCACGAGGACCAATAAGATCAGGGACAG GTTTTGGGACCCTGGCCCAGCCGCGGACCCCCTGACCGACCTGCGCTACGTGTGGGGCGGCTTCGTGTACCTGCAGGACCTGGTGGAGCGTGCAGCCGTCCGCGTGCTCAGCGGCGCCAACCCCCGGGCCGGCCTCTACCTGCAGCAGATGCCCTATCCGTGCTATGTGGACGACGT GTTCCTGCGTGTGCTGAGCCGGTCGCTGCCGCTCTTCCTGACGCTGGCCTGGATCTACTCCGTGACACTGACGGTGAAGGCCGTGGTGCGGGAGAAGGAGACGCGGCTGCGGGACACCATGCGCGCCATGGGGCTCAGCCGCGCGGTGCTCTGGCTAGGCTGGTTCCTCAGCTGCCTCGGGCCCTTCCTGCTCAGCGCCGCGCTGCTGGTTCTGGTGCTCAAG CTGGGGGACATCCTCCCCTACAGCCACCCGGGCGTAGTCTTCCTGTTCTTGGCAGCCTTCGCGGTGGCCACGGTGACCCAGAGCTTCCTGCTCAGCGCCTTCTTCTCCCGCGCCAACCTGGCTGCGGCCTGCGGCGGCCTGGCCTACTTCTGCCTCTACCTGCCCTACGTGCTGTGTGTGGCTTGGCGGGACCGGCTGCCCGCGGGTGGCCGCGTGGCCGCG AGCCTGCTGTCGCCCGTGGCCTTCGGCTTCGGCTGCGAGAGCCTGGCTCTGCTGGAGGAGCAGGGCGAGGGCGCGCAGTGGCACAACGTGGGCACCCGGCCTACGGCAGACGTCTTCAGCCTGGCCCAGGTCTCTGGCCTTCTGCTGCTGGACGCGGCGCTCTACGGCCTCGCCACCTGGTACCTGGAAGCTGTGTGCCCAG GCCAGTACGGGATCCCTGAACCATGGAATTTTCCTTTTCGGAGGAGCTACTGGTGTGGACCTCAGCCCCCCAAGAGTCCAGCCCCTTGCCCCACCCCGCTGGACCCAAAAG TGCTGGTGGAAGAGGCACCGCCCGGCCTGAGTCCTGGCGTCTCCGTTCGCGGCCTGGAGAAGCGCTTTCCTGGCAGCCCACAGCCAGCCCTGCGGGGGCTCAGCCTGGACTTCTACCAGGGCCACATCACCGCCTTCCTGGGCCACAACGGGGCCGGCAAGACCACCACCCT GTCCATCTTGAGTGGCCTCTTCCCACCCAGTGGTGGCTCTGCCTTCATCCTGGGCCACGACGTCCGCTCCAGCATGGCCGCCATCCGGCCCCACCTGGGCGTCTGTCCCCAGTACAACGTGCTGTTTGACAT GCTGACTGTGGATGAGCACGTCTGGTTCTATGGACGGCTGAAGGGTCTGAGTGCCGCTGTGGTGGGCCCCGAGCAGGACCGTCTGCTGCAGGATGTGGGGCTGGTCTCCAAGCAGAGTGTGCAGACTCGCCACCTCTCTG GTGGGATGCAACGGAAGCTGTCTGTGGCCATTGCCTTTGTGGGCGGCTCCCAAGTTGTTATCCTGGACGAGCCTACGGCTGGCGTGGATCCTGCTTCCCGCCGCGGTATTTGGGAGCTGCTGCTCAAATACCGAGAAG GTCGCACGCTGATCCTCTCCACCCACCACCTGGATGAGGCAGAGCTGCTGGGAGACCGTGTGGCCGTGGTGGCAGGCGGCCGCTTGTGCTGCTGTGGCTCCCCACTCTTCCTGCGCCGTCACCTGGGCTCCGGATACTACCTGACGCTGGTGAAGGCCCGCCTGCCCCTGACCACCAATGAGAAG GCTGACACTGACATGGAGGGCAGTGTGGACACCGGGCAGGAAAAGAAGAATGGCAGCCAGGGCAGCACAGTCG GCACTCCTCAGCTGCTGGCCCTGGTACAGCACTGGGTGCCCGGGGCACGGCTGGTGGAGGAGCTGCCACACGAGCTGGTGCTGGTGCTGCCCTACACGGGTGCCCATGATGGCAGCTTCGCCACACTCTTCCGAGAGCTAGACACGCGGCTGGCAGAGCTGAGGCTCACTGGCTACGGGATCTCCGACACCAGCCTCGAGGAG ATCTTCCTGAAGGTGGTGGAGGAGTGTGCTGCGGACACAGATATGGAGG ATGGCAGCTGCGGGCAGCACCTACGCACAGGCATTGCTGGCCTAGACGTAACCCTGCGGCTCAAGATGCCGCCAGAGGAGACAGCGCTGGAGAACGGGGAACCAG CTGGGTTAGCCCCAGAGACTGACCAGGGCTCTGGGCCAGACGCCGTGGGCCGGGTACAGGGCTGGGCACTGACCCGCCAGCAGCTCCAGGCCCTGCTTCTCAAGCGCTTCCTCCTTGCCCGCCGCAGCCGCCGCGGCCTGTTCGCCCAG ATCGTGCTGCCTGCCCTCTTTGTGGGCCTGGCCCTCGTGTTCAGCCTCATCGTGCCTCCTTTCGGGCACTACCCGGCTCTGCGGCTCAGTCCCACCATGTACGGTGCTCAGGTGTCCTTCTTCAG TGAGGACGCCCCAGGGGACCCTGGACGTGCCCGGCTGCTCAAGGCGCTGCTGGAGGAGGCAGGACTGGAGGAGCCCCCAGTGCAGCATAGCTCCCACAG GTTCTCGGCGCCAGAAGTTCCTGCTGAAGTGGCCAAGGTCTTGGCCAGTGGCAACTGGACCCCAGAGTCTCCGTCCCCAGCCTGCCAGTGTAGCCGGCCCAGTGCCCGGCGCCTGCTGCCCGACTGCCCGGCTGCAGCTGGTGGTCCCCCTCCACCCCAGGCAGTGACCGGCTCTGGGGAAGTGGTTCAGAACCTGACAGGCCGGAACCTGTCTGACTTCCTGGTCAAGACCTACCCGCGCCTGGTGCGCCAGGG CCTGAAGACTAAGAAGTGGGTGAATGAGGTCAG GTATGGAGGCTTCTCGCTGGGGGGCCGAGACCCAGGCCTGCCCTCGGGCCAAGAGTTGGGCCGCTCAGTGGAGGAGTTGTGGGCGCTGCTGACTCCCCTGCCTGGCGGGACCCTCGACCGTGTCCTGAAAAACCTCACAGCCTGGGCTCACAGCCTGGATGCTCAGGACAGTCTCAAG ATCTGGTTCAACAACAAAGGCTGGCACTCCATGGTGGCCTTTGTCAACCGAGCCAGCAACGCAATCCTCCGTGCTCACCTGCCCCCAGGCCTGGCCCGCCATGCCCACAGCATCACCACACTCAACCACCCCTTGAACCTCACCAAGGAGCAGCTGTCTGAGGCCGCACT GATGGCCTCCTCAGTGGACGTCCTCGTCTCCATCTGTGTGGTCTTTGCCATGTCCTTCGTCCCGGCCAGCTTCACTCTTGTCCTCATTGAGGAGCGAGTCACCCGAGCCAAGCACCTGCAGCTCATGGGGGGCCTGTCCCCCACCCTCTACTGGCTTGGCAACTTTCTCTGGGACATG TGTAACTACTTGGTGCCAGCGTGCATCGTGGTGCTCATCTTTCTGGCCTTCCAGCAGAGGGCATATGTGGCCCCTGCCAACCTGCCTGCTCTCCTGCTGTTGCTACTACTGTATGG CACAGCCTATGTGGTGCTCACCTGCATAAACCTCTTTATTGGCATCAATGGAAGCATGGCCACCTTTGTGCTTGAGCTCTTCTCTGATCAG AAGCTGCAGGAGGTGAGCCGGATCTTGAAACAGGTCTTCCTTATCTTCCCCCACTTCTGCTTGGGCCAGGGACTCATTGACATGGTGCGGAACCAGGCCATGGCTGATGCCTTTGAGCGCTTGG GAGACAGGCAGTTCCAGTCACCCCTGCGCTGGGAGGTGGTCGGCAAGAACCTCTTGGCCATGGTGATACAGGGgcccctcttccttctcttcacaCTACTGCTGCAGCACCGAAGCCAACTCCTGCCACA ATATTCTGTCCCCAGGCCCAGGGTGAGGTCCCTGCCACTCCTGGGAGAGGAGGATGAGGATGTAGCCCGTGAACGGGAGCGGGTGGTGCAAGGAGCCACCCAGGGGGACGTGTTGGTGCTGAGGAACTTGACCAAG GTATACCGCGGGCAGAGGATGCCAGCTGTTGACCGCTTGTGCCTGGGGATTCCCCCTGGTGAG TGTTTTGGGCTGCTGGGTGTGAACGGAGCAGGGAAAACGTCCACGTTTCGCATGGTGACGGGGGACACATTGGCCAGCAGGGGCGAGGCTGTGCTGGCAGGCCACAG CGTGGCCCGGGAACCCAGTGCTGCGCACCTCAGCATGGGATACTGCCCTCAATCCGATGCCATCTTTGAGCTGCTGACGGGCCGCGAGCACCTGGAGCTGCTTGCGCGCCTGCGCGGTGTCCCGGAGGCCCAGGTTGCCCAG ACCGCTGGCTCGGGCCTGGCGCGTCTGGGACTCTCATTGTACGCAGACCGGCCTGCAGGCACCTACAGCGGAGGGAACAAACGCAAGCTGGCGACGGCCGTGGCGCTGGTTGGGGATCCAGCCGTGGTGTTTCTG GACGAGCCAACCACAGGCATGGACCCCAGCGCGCGGCGCTTCCTCTGGAACAGCCTTTTGGCCGTGGTGCGGGAGGGCCGTTCAGTGATGCTCACCTCCCACAG CATGGAGGAGTGTGAAGCGCTCTGCTCgcgcctggccatcatggtgaatgGGCGGTTCCGCTGCCTGGGCAGCCCGCAACATCTCAAGGGCAG ATTCGCGGCCGGTCACACACTGACCCTGCGGGTGCCCGCCGCAAGGTCCCAGCCGGCAGCGGCCTTCGTGGCGGCCCAGTTCCCTGGGGCGGAGCTGCGCGAGGCACATGGAGGCCGCCTGCGCTTCCAGCTGCCGCCGGGAGGGCGCTGCGCCCTGGCGCGCGTCTTTGGAGAGCTGGCGGTGCACGGCGCAGAGCACAGCGTGGAGGACTTTTCCGTGAGCCAGACGATGCTGGAGGAG GTATTCTTGTACTTCTCCAAGGACCAGGGGAAGGACGAGGACACCGAAGAGCAGAAGGAGGCAGGAGTGGGAGTGGACCCCGCGCCAGGCCTGCAGCACCCCAAACGCATCAGCCAGTTCCTCGATGACCGTAGCACTGCCGAGACTGTGCTCTGA